The Elaeis guineensis isolate ETL-2024a chromosome 3, EG11, whole genome shotgun sequence region GTTTTGAACCCAACATTTTTCATTTACGGAGAATGATAATTCATGTTTCTTGGCTTTAGGTCACTGTTACTTTTTGATTGTTCTTATGATGGTCTTTACTTATTTATGTGCTCGATTTACAAAGGTACACATTATGTCTGGAAAGGGACTAACCTGATGACACGTTCCTGTCTGCTTCGCATGTCATGTGTTTTGGTCTTTATGATGGAAACACCAAATATCTCTGTAACATGGAAATATATTCAAGTGGTCCAATAGCAACATATTGTATAGCTAAGATATTAGGGTGATGAGAACATGTAAATAAGTCTAAATTGTGGCACTATTCATGTAAAAAGACTTACATCCCTGACTGTGATAGAATTGTGATGAGTTGGTGTGTTGGCCTTGAAATGCATATTACAGCTTATTACATTTATCAATTCTTTTGTTTTTGTAGTAGTTTCTTTAGACACTTCTACCTGCTTgatgtttaaaatttaattctccATTCATGCAAATATGTATCTGAGGCAACCAAATCCAGTTTCAAGAGTATATAATTGGAAAAATGCGCAATGCCTAATGTTGTCGTACAGTTTACCTAATGAGGTTTCTAGTAACTTAAATATTGTGAGCTTTACAGGCTCAGAATTAGAGCCTACAAATTAATTAAATGCTATGCTAACATATGTGTTATCAGTTGAATGTCACTACTAGAAGTTCTAATAGAAATTTATATAGAATTGGTATGAAAGAAGCAGCTCTCTCAATGTTCTCATGCTCTTTGAGGCAAGTCTCTTTGGTACAAGAGGCAAGCCTCTTAGACTGTTTCTTTTCAAAGGAACAAAATCTACTGTTGCTCTCCTACCATTCATATATATCTGGAAATGCGGTTCTCTTTTCATGTTCAgggaattatattataaattctTGTTGTGTCGTCAACTAATTTGGAGAGTGGTATCAATAGGGTGGATACAGAGGTTTCTATGCTCGCAATACCATTACCATGACGCCCAAGACTGTCAATGATATTCATAAAAGGGGGGGCACCATCCTTGGCACATCACGTGGGGGCCATGATACTTCAAAGATAGTTGACAGCATTCAGGATCGTGGGATTAATCAGGTAAACATGATAATGTTGTTACATTTCTTCTTGTCTTCTATAAGTCATCATGAATAGTTACTCTCTCGATGTGACTATGACTCGGATTTCAGATATTGATTTTCTCATCCATAATCTGTCTTTCAGGTCTACATAATTGGAGGAGATGGAACTCAAAAGGGGGCCTCTGTGATTTTTGAggtagattataaatttataaagcGGAGAATAATGCAATTATGTAGCCACACTTAGATTATGGAGTTTAGTTTCACTTCTTTAAATTCTTGTTGGAAGCAAAATTTTCTGCCATCTCGTCTTATAAATATGATGACTATGTTAATTTTACCCCCCTTAACTCTCCAAATCTCAATTTGCAGGAAATCCAACGACGTGGCCTCAAAGTTGCTGTTGCTGGCGTTCCAAAGACCATAGACAATGACATTGCGGTACTTTGTTTCCTTATTCTTCTTCCTATCATATTCTGCATCTTATCTTCCTTGGTAGTTTATTTCTTAAATATTCATGTTTTATATGGTAATTACTTATTGAATCAGGTTATCGATAAGTCCTTCGGTTTTGATACTGCTGTAGAAGAGGCTGAAAGGGCAATCAATGCAGCACATGTGGAAGCTGAAAGTGTTGAGAATGGTATAGGTCTTGTGAAGTTAATGGGTCGCTatagtggttagtttctattcTTAATTCCAAGCTCCTGTGATTTTTATaaaatggtgaatcatatttcACAAAGTATTGAAGAGAGCATTAATTCTAAATGCTGTTGAAATACATCAATGCTTGACTTTAATGTTTGTAGGGTTATGGCAGCTGCTTTCAGATTTTATATTCATAATGCTTTCTTGGAAATAACTAGAAAGTTTGGAATGCATATGATCAAACTGACTTGCTTGGGTTCAATATGTTAAATTTGTTATCAGCAGTGCTGAGGTTAAGTAAGTTCGACGAGATGCCAGATCAGTGTTCTTTGACCAAATGTCCATATAGTGATGTAGAACTACTTTAATGGAACTTTATAAACTTCCTATGACTTCCCTTAAATCTTAGGGTCTTTCTATCTTTCCTTAGGTCTTTTCATTAAATATTCCCTTAGTGCAACGTCGTGTAGATTTAATTGCATATGATCATGCAACATCATTTGGTTTTTATAACTGAATCTTTTTAATTGTTGCAAATCCTAAACTTCATGTGATTGAGATAACATAGAGCTTAGGATATGAAACCCATAGTTTCAGCAGTTGTTAAAGCAATTGTATATGGTTTATGAGCATCAAGCAAATAAAAATGAATGCAGTGAAAATGCTATAAGTATGATATTGATGAACAATACTAGTATATTCTCATATCGATAATCCATGATCAAGCTCATCAAGATATCtaacatatggatgtgtgcatttaaaattttcatggacaTATCCAGTATCTCATTTCCTGAGTCACATTTGTTGCCTAACATTTGGTTTCAATGTAACAAAATTGATGTGCATTAGTTCTTAGTAGAGCCATAAATTTATAAGACACATGCTAATGTTTAGTGATGCTGATGTTTCCGAACCTATTTATTTAGAGTTGCTAGAAATAATTCCTCTTGAGGATTATTAATGTTTTGCCCAGTGTGATTTAATCTGCCTTAACATCTAGCAAGCCtcttccctcaaaaaaaaaaaaaaaacagagagagagagagagagagagagaaggaaaaggtGCATCTAACGGGGTTCGCTTCTGCAGGGTTCATTGCGATGTATGCTACTCTTGCAAGCCGAGATGTGGTACGTATGATGTGTCATTTCCCTTGCACACTTGAGAAAAGCCAATCTTGTTTACTTTGCAACATTTGTATTAGATGTTTTTTATCATGAATTTTTCCCCAACAAGAAACTCAGTGCCGATGAAGCTACTTCTGCTTGTTTTCCTCAGGACTGTTGTTTGATTCCAGAATCACCCTTCTATCTCGAAGGGAAGGGTGGACTTTTTGAATTTATAGAGAAGCGTCTTAAAGAGAATGGCCACATGGTTCTTGTTGTTGCTGAGGGTGCAGGACAAGAGCTTATTGCCGAAAGCATGCGGTCCATGGACCATGAAGATGCTTCTGGAAATAAGCTACTTCTTGATGTTGGCCTTTGGTTGTCTCAGAAAATAAAGGTAAATTCTTTATCTGAATTTCTCCTCAATGACCATAATGACACTTTTTTTATTTTGCAGGCTTCTACTTCTATGTCCAGCGGAGCTTTACTAGTAGTTTAGGTTATGGAACTAAATATCTTGGTGCATTCATATACTAAATAATTTTGGATAATTAAGTGCATTTTTAGGGCTTCATCATCATCAGTTTGGAAGGAAGGGAGCGAAATGAAACACTCACCAGACATTTAAATATTCCAAAAGTCATATGGTTTTCAATTGATCTCCAATTTTTGCCCAAGCCATGCAACTATGCACTGACCTTTTGTCAAAATGCTTTACCTCATGAGTTATAAATAGCCAGTCAATTATCAGCATTTTGCCTGCACGAGATGAGCGGTACATACCTTTGACAGGGCATGATATCATCTTAAATTGGAGATATATGCAGTTGGACCTTCACTTCTGGAATGAAGggtataattttttcaaataattatcCATTTTTTCTGCATTATGCAGGATCACTTCGCAAGAAGCAAGAAGGTGGCAATAAATCTCAAATATATAGGTCTGTTTGTGGAACCGGTCCTATGTCCATTCCATGCGAGTGATATATAGGGGATAAAATCTGACCTTGTTAAGTGCCCTCGTTGCAGATCCAACATACATGATTCGTGCAATTCCAGGCAATGCCTCTGACAATGTTTACTGCACGTTGTTAGCACATAGTGTCATCCATGGTGCAATGGCAGGATACACTGGTTTTACTGTTGGCCCTGTTAACGGCAGACATGCTTACATACCGTTCCATGTAAGTAGCACCTTCTTACCCAACCTCATTCATGCATGGAAAGGTTTATCCATCATCCAAGCCATGAAGGTTCAACAATTGACATACAGAATCCTCTAACGAGGTCTTGGTTTCTCACTGTATCTGTAGTACCCACAGACTTTCTATCGACTACATTGGCATTCACTTAAGATGCACACTCATTTATGGAGATTAATGGTAGACAGGTCATCACTTGGGATTGCCATTATGAAGAATTCATGTTGATTAGCTAATTTTTCCCATTTAATGGAATTGATATATATACAAGGAAGTTTCATTATTCACAAAGAATAAAAACCCTTCATATGTGTATATAGTGATCACACTAACCTTTCCTCAAAGTAAAATGTAGCAGTAATCATGCTAGCATAATTGCTTTATGACCCTTGTTTCTTCATCACTTCTTAGTTAACATTGGACCTTTTTAACTTTGAATTGAAGTGCAACCGGAATTTTTAATTATTCCAAATGCATCAAAACTCAAATAAGCCCAAACTTGGAATAGATATAGATTTCCCTCGAATCTTCCCCTTGGCAATCTCTTGCCCTGTGAGAGGGGAGACTTGGTGGATGCCTATAGCATCCTCCAACGAGCATTCCATTAAATATGTGAAAGTCGTGAGTGATGGGTAGAGCTTGTTAAGCACTAATTTCTTCAGTCACAGTGGTGAATTAAGTTTCATGGTGACTAAGATTTACCAAAACATCTTGTCTGTGTTGCAGAGGATCACAGAAACACGGAACAAGGTGGTGATAACTGATAGAATGTGGGCAAGGCTACTCTCTTCAACTAATCAACCAAGTTTTTTGAGCCATAAGGATGTTGAGGATGCAAAAACGGAAGGAGAACCGGTAACGCAGTTGTTGGATGGGGAAAATTGCAAGGATGGTCATCATGTTGTTGACAATGGCCTGGCGGATAACGGCACTAGGTGAGGTTGAGCATGACAAAAGTGTTATGTAAAATCAGTTGTCATCCGTTCTATTCTGCAGATTGCGTTAATGGTGCTACCTATGTTAAACGGGCCAGATATGTATTTGGCGGGAGCCTTTTTATTTATTGGTCTTAAGGTCTGTGCCAACTCTGAATGAAAGAGTTCGGCCGTAATTAATCGCTGAGGACAAGCATGTAAGGGTTGGTACCctatttttactattattattgttAGTCAAGTTCAATGATGTCACCTCTACGGGCATCCATCCGTTCTATCCCAACTGTAACTGACGGCAGTTTTGTGGATGATGATACGCTGGCGATAATGCGGCTATACGGATGGGATATGATACCGTACAGTGTTAGAATGATGCTAAGAGGAAGAGCTTTTCAAGTAACCGGAAAATAGCTGGTGGTCTCGGTGTTAAGAATGATGTTTATTTTACAGGGATGAATGGTTTTAATATTGCATGGTGACCATGGTGTCAGGCACCAACTGGTGCAGGTGGTGTATACGATGATCTGATTCGAATTCTGTCCATATCGAATGAGCGGCATGAGTTGCAGTCCTATCAAGAAAATATCGTGCAACCGTCAGGGAGCGTTGTCCTGTCAGAAAATCTGGGGTGCTGTCCTGCCAAAGATGCAAATTAATTTCTAGAacctgtcagctcgtcaacgacgtgacaaTCTCTGACGATTTAACAATtttccagttgtctacatcaccgacggcgggaccATGCCACCTCTTGCTATAAATCGGGAAAGACAACAGTATTGAGGAGGTCTTTTCGAAACCCTCGAACTCTCCCTCTCTAGTTCTCGTTCTCATCCTCTCCTCTTGAGCTCTTTGATccctttctactgttgcctagtctcctctctgacttgatcgtcggaggatCTTCGCCAGAGTCACTTTCGGTTAGTGCGGACTTTTTTTGCAGACGCTCattcccggcgatcaggcgacgaggggattggccgcaacaaatggTTTTAATATTGCATGATGACCATGGTGTCAGGTGCCAACTGGTGCAGGTGGTGTATACGATGATCTGGTTCGAATCCCATGCCTACGTAGTTGGTTGGAGATAACTCCCACGCATTTCTTTCAAGGAAGAAATATATCAATTAACTtagatatattatatttattgattTGATAAATATCAGCCAGCTAGCTTTAGGGCTATGATGGATGATGGGGGAGTGAAACCCTAAAGTCTGCATTCCGTGATCTACTTTTCTTTGTCACCGAGGTGCCCACTCCTGAAATATCTACTTTTCTTTTCCTTGGACCTGGAATTTCCCTGATGGGGGAGGAGGCTGATAGCAAATTCAATCGCCTGGCCCCGCTGCTGAGTATGGCGACAACAAGGCCAGACCAGGGTCCTCGAGTGGGGCCAAGGACTTCACTCGATCGTCCTCGCATCTGATCCCACCAAAGCTCGCCTTCACATCTAGTGCTCGTCCACCGCGCCTCCCAACGCGTCGTCTCCAACCTCTGCTAGTGCGCCCGTCTTTGTCCCCTCCATGCTCAGATCCTTCGATACCTTTCCGTCCTAGCCGCGACGACTCGAGGGCGAAAATGACGTCCACAAGGACAGCAGCAATCCACATCTTTGAAGGATAATTAAACCCTTTTCAAAGGTGCATAACTTTATCCTTAAAATTTAGAGATTACTTGTGCACTTGTTGCCCTGGGCTCTTGCCTGGACCTATATCTATCAAATGGatggaaggagaggaggaaaaaaattttttctactctcaccaaaatatataaaaaaattgagcATGCCACATCATGAATTTCAAACTAATATAACTCTTCTTCCCTGTTCCCATCTCGAACAAATATATCTTTTCTGAAATTCTACGAAATAGAAGTTTCTAACTTATCTAATTAGAAGTTTGAAACTTaccttatttaattataaaaaaaattgagcatGCCACCTCATGAATTTCAAACTAATAGAACTGTTCTTCCCCGATCCCATCtcgaaaaaatttatcttttctaaaattctacgaaataaaagtttctaactTACCTTATTTAATTAGAAGTCTTACTTAtcctttttttattattattataaatgagCTTCAAAAATACAAGAGATCCAtggatttttaaaataaaaagctATAAAAAATGCCTACCCTTGCATGTGCGTGCAAAATGCTAGTATCCCCCTAAGCAGACTCTCTTCCACCAGAGTTTCAAAAAGCAGATCCTATCAGACCATAAAACCTCCCAACACCAAAACAAGCCCTTAATTCACACCAATATGCCAGAGTCCTTTTAAAATGCAAAAACACCAAATGACAAAATGCCAGAAATCTCATAGGTTTACAGTGCATATTGTAGCAAGGTTGCCATTTTTTGTTTGTAGTTAAATGTCAGAACAGATTGTCTTTCGGAACAACATACACCAGGAAAAAGagagtggaaaaaaaatttctggtAAGAAAATAAGACTGATGTAGGTTTATACCTGATTTGATCTATCTGGCACTGTTCTATGAAGAAACTTTCTGTTTATGTCACTGCTTTTTTTGGCACTCCATCCAGCAACAATTTGGAATTACCTTTACCTCGTCAGCTGGATCCGACCATCATTATTTTAACTACAAACATATCCCGGAGTCGTTTTGCAGCTACCCTATGAGTTGGAGGCTCTGTCGTTAGAATAGTACGAGTCATGAGTTGATTGATACGATTCACGATGATTCATAATATGATCGAGTTGAATCAGAATggtgaatcaaaaaaaaaaaaaaattgtatctgAATCACGAGTCCATCAACTGAATCGTGCGACTCGAAGATCATTCGATACCGTTGAGTCAAAAAAAATAAGCTCCGACGGTGAATTCCGTTTTTGAAAATTAAGAGCCAAAAAATCAAAATAGATATTAGATTttgacaaaatttatttttaaaattgattcgcACAAGCAAATCAAAGAGATTTCTCATCTTTGAATTTCTATTCGACTGTTTCTCTGtcttctctgactgctttaagCCTTCGAAAACCACGACGAGAAGAGGATGAGGTTGCGTAGGGAAGAGGAAGTCTCGAAGCCTTCGAAGCATCGCCGCAAGTTTGCCATAGGTCCGGTAATTCCTCTTTCCAGTTGCTTTCTTTATTTCTCTTCCTCAATCTCTCTGTTTTTCTTTccggaagctttttttttttttttttgatcaaactgaagccttcttcttctccgatcTCTCTGTTTCTCCCCCGAAATCCCAaagctctttttttttaatatcggACCGAAGCCTACTTCCCTATCCCTCTATTTTTTTCC contains the following coding sequences:
- the LOC105040501 gene encoding ATP-dependent 6-phosphofructokinase 3 isoform X2 → MESAPNTNPVPQMLHVESNGTIPNSNHLFSLRSSLSSVKVPNWNGDLNLRSGKKMGLQSKENPKIVHGEVGYVLEDVPHLTDYVPDLPSYPNPLQDNPAYAVVKQYFVNLDDTVAQKIVVHKTSPRGTHFRRAGPRQRVYFESDEVHACIVTCGGLCPGLNTVIREIVCGLFHMYGVTKILGIEGGYRGFYARNTITMTPKTVNDIHKRGGTILGTSRGGHDTSKIVDSIQDRGINQVYIIGGDGTQKGASVIFEEIQRRGLKVAVAGVPKTIDNDIAVIDKSFGFDTAVEEAERAINAAHVEAESVENGIGLVKLMGRYSGFIAMYATLASRDVDCCLIPESPFYLEGKGGLFEFIEKRLKENGHMVLVVAEGAGQELIAESMRSMDHEDASGNKLLLDVGLWLSQKIKASTSMSSGALLVV
- the LOC105040501 gene encoding ATP-dependent 6-phosphofructokinase 3 isoform X1, yielding MESAPNTNPVPQMLHVESNGTIPNSNHLFSLRSSLSSVKVPNWNGDLNLRSGKKMGLQSKENPKIVHGEVGYVLEDVPHLTDYVPDLPSYPNPLQDNPAYAVVKQYFVNLDDTVAQKIVVHKTSPRGTHFRRAGPRQRVYFESDEVHACIVTCGGLCPGLNTVIREIVCGLFHMYGVTKILGIEGGYRGFYARNTITMTPKTVNDIHKRGGTILGTSRGGHDTSKIVDSIQDRGINQVYIIGGDGTQKGASVIFEEIQRRGLKVAVAGVPKTIDNDIAVIDKSFGFDTAVEEAERAINAAHVEAESVENGIGLVKLMGRYSGFIAMYATLASRDVDCCLIPESPFYLEGKGGLFEFIEKRLKENGHMVLVVAEGAGQELIAESMRSMDHEDASGNKLLLDVGLWLSQKIKDHFARSKKVAINLKYIDPTYMIRAIPGNASDNVYCTLLAHSVIHGAMAGYTGFTVGPVNGRHAYIPFHRITETRNKVVITDRMWARLLSSTNQPSFLSHKDVEDAKTEGEPVTQLLDGENCKDGHHVVDNGLADNGTR